CATTCGTGCACAGGAGCAAGCAAAAGATGTGAGGAAAGTTCCTGAACGGCACTGCGGTTCTCCTGGTTTTCTGCTGAATGGTCAGGTCGACAGGCCTAACTGACCGGACGTTTTTCTCGGCCGATGGCTATGATCTCGCTCTGGCCGGTCGGGAAAGGCATGGTTCGTGCGATTCCATCTTTGCGGTTCCAGCGTGCGACTGCAGCTTCGAACCGCATTCTTGAGGGTTTCATACTCTGCCGTGAACATAGGCTCCATTTACGCCCGTGCCACGTCCGGATAAGCTTCGATGACACGGGCCGCATCGTTGACCAGCTTCGCGCCCGTCTTAGCGAGTTTGCGAAGAGTACTGAAGCCAAATCGGTGAATGTCACGCAGGGTTTTCGACAGAACGACGAGCCGTCTGGTCGTAAAAAGCACGCGGCCGAAGCCGCCATGATTGATTTCCATGGTTCTCAATACCAGCAAGCCGGAGCGCTCTTCGATCGCGATACCGACGGCCCGGTAAAAGACATCGAGCCTCCACAGAACGCCCGGATCAGGATCGCCTATGATTGGAATGGTACAGCGCTTTTCCTCAGGGACGGTAAAGTAGGCGAGCAGGTCAGTGTCGCACTTTTCCTTCCATGACCCGTAGGAATCCTGAGCGCGAATTAACCGCACCAGGCATTTGATGAAAGGAGTGGCAACGGCCTTGTTGTCGCCCAGAACCGAAGTAACCGTGGGATCCGATAGTGTCGCCATCGTTCAGTCCTCATTCTTAAGGTACCTTTGCTCGCCTATCCATGTGTCCTTCGGGTGCCGTCCAATGCTAATGCGAGCTAACCGCCCCCAATCATGCAAAATGCGTTCCCAGCCATGCGCATCAGGAATGGTCAGAGTCACACCTTCTTTGCCTGGTCCTTTCGACAGCTCTCCGATTGCACCTAGCCCGCCAAACCAGAAAAAGTACGCTTCCGAAGTAGGCAACTTGAAGAAACAGCGAAGTACCGAATGTTGTAATGATTACTCTGCGCATCGAATGCGAGACGAAGTAGACCATTAGAGCGTTGGCGCACAGGACCAATCGCAGGACTCGAGAAAAGATTCTGAAGGGCAACGCCGTTCTCCCGGTTGGTCCGTCAGCTCAAGCAACAGTCTTGTCAGCCGCGACGTGGGTCTGGCAGTTTTTCGGGCAAACGCGGGCGCATGCTCCGCAGCCGATGCACCGTCCGGGCTGGTCGACGACCATGATCATACGACTGAGTTCGCCATCGAAGTCGTCGTCCTCTCCATCGCAGACACCGAGGATTTCACCGGATTCGTCGATGCCGTGCAAGTGCATGACCTGGCGCGAGCAGACCTTGAAGCAGCGGCCGCAACCAATGCAGGTCATGCCATCGATAGCCGTCAGATATTCCGGCATCCATGTGGAGCCGTCGCGGGTAAAGAAATGACTTGTCATCGTTAGTTCTCCAACGCAGGCGCTCTCTCTCCACACCGGTCACCCGCGAAAATCCTGGTATGTCTTCGAAGATCTGACATGACATCATCCGTCGAAACCGGTCTCGTCCGCCTGCCCCAGCTTATCGGGGGCGGTTGCTGATCATCGGTGGCCAATTGCAATAGCTTGCCGAGGTATTTTTCGAGCCTCGCCCTTTGGAACGGTCGCGGCAGCGGGACCGGTGGGGGCATGGGGGAGGAGTGGCCCCGCTGCCTGACGTCGGCCCCCGGGGACGGGGGGCCGGCGGTTCATCATAGGCTAGGTCGACCGTCACTCGCGCCACTTCGGGATACGCACGGATGGCGGTGATCGCATTGTCGACCAGTTTCGCACCGGTCTCCGGCGAGCTTCCGAGGCTTATGGAAGCCCAACCGGTGGACTCGCGCAGTATTTTCATGAATACGATCGGGTCCGGTCGTGAGAAGCGCGCACCCCGGATTCCGCGTGGGCCATAGGCGAAGCCACCAACCGGCGCGCGCTTCGATTGCCAGCGCGACAGCGGTGTAGCAGGTATTGAGCTTCCGCAGCACGTCCGGATCGGAATCGCCGGTGATCGGGATTGTCCAGCGCTGCCGCGCGGTCCTGCGCCTTTGGGTTCAGGATCAGGCGGCGGGGCTCGGCTCTCGCGTTGATCCCGAAGATATGGACCTTCGATCCGAGGCCGACGACGGCGACGAGCGTATGTTGGCTGTTGGTGCATGCGCCGATGCCCTCCTACCAGCAGAATGCGATCTGACAGAGATCTGCCATGGTACTTTCCTTCATTGGCACCCTACCGATCGGCAGCTTTCGCCGCCTCAGTGGAATGCCTTCAAGACTCGTGCCAGTTGGCTGCTCGAGCTAAAAAGGAAATTTGTTACCTACTGTCAGACATTTAGCCAGGGGCAAAAAGGGCTGGTCAACAAGCCTGTGTCGCTTGCCCGACAAAGGTGTCGAAGCGACTGTTTGAAACCCTACACATTGCTCTCGCGGCGGCTGCCGAGCTAGAGGCGCTGACGCCTATCAGTGGAGGGCGAAGGATCGTATCCCAGCGGCCCAAACTCAGTCAGGCGTTCCAATTGCCACCTCCGTGCCGTCTGGCAGCGAGGCATGTTCACATGCCACCTGCCGGAGAAGGCCTCAGGACACCAGTTTCCAGTCTTATTCCGGCATGTAAGCAGCAGCAGGGGGTCGAACACCGCCATGTTGCCAACTCGACACAGCCGACAGCGCCGCGTCCTGCCGTATCGAATAGGGTAGTCTCGAGTGGAATTTGTCGGCGCGCCGGGCAAATGTGCCTGGCAGCCGGAAGACGGCCAAGGAGATGGTCGGGCGACCCTTCACTATCCGAGGCTGGCACAGTGCTTGCTGGTGATCCTGGGCAGGCAAGCGGCAGGGCCTCAGTCAGGCTGCTCGCCCGACAACCGACATCTACAGATTCGGATGGAGCCCAGATGAGGAGCAGCAAGGAATGACGTGCATTGTCGGTCTAATCAGCAACGGGTCAGTGCACATCGGGGGCGATAGCGCTGGTGTGGACGGCCTCTCACTTACGGTCCGTGCCGATCGCAAAGTCTTCCGTAACCAAGACTTCATCTTCGGATTTACGACTTCATTTAGAGTGGGCCAACTGTTGGCGCACTCCTTCAAGCCGCCAAAGAGGCATCCGGAAAAGGATGTCTACGCTTTTATGGTGACAGAGTTCATCGATGCGCTCCGCCAGTGCCTGAAGGCTGGTGGCTGCGCACAGCGCTACTACGAAGTCGAACGTGGCGGCACCTTCCTCGTCGGCTACGCGGGACGCCTCTTCCAGATCCGCGGGGACTACCAGGTCGCGGAGCCGGTCGATGGTTTCGACGCCTGTGGATGCGGGAGCCAGATAGCACTGGGTGCGCTCTTCGCATCCTCAGATGCTCCGCCTCGCGAAAGGTTGGAGATAGCTCTCAATGCGGCTGAGCGTTTCTGTGCCGGCGTACGCGGCCCCTTTCATTTCGAGTCCCTTGCATCGCCCGAGTGAAGAAGGTCAATTTCTGCGATCCCTTGCGGCTGTCTGTTAAGGCAAATTCTAATGGTCTTCGTTAATGGCCCAGAGCCTTAGCGAGCGCTGTCGGCCGGCGTGATTGTGAGGCCGGGAGCTGCCGGAAAGAGAATTTGCCACCAACATGCAGGAGCCAGGGCGATCCTAAAACATGTCAAATTCAATTGAGCTCATGCGATTTGTTTAGAAGGAAAGCCCTCCGCCGGGGCGGCGGAACGCAGTTCCATACGTGTTTTGCGGATCAAACGAAGGTGAAGTCCCACGCGCTCAGGCCGAGCGCGGCAAGATCGGCCTGGCTATGGATACCGCCGATATGAGCGAAATCTTCCGCATGGTTTTCGGAGGTGACATACGCCAGATGCGCCGATTGGGTGCCCGGATTATAGTACACCATAATGTCGCCGGCGTGCTCACCGGAGATATCTCGCGCGACATCGGAGCCATTGAGGTAAGATTCGGTGATCACCACCACGTGCTCGCCGTTCGCACCTGAGGCCGCGCCGCTGTAGAACGTGTCCACGCCAGACCGCGAACTAGCGTGGCTGACGAAGTTCGCGCTGGAACCGTCGCTATAATAGCCCGCCGCATCGAAGGCGAAAGTATCCTGCGTCGGGTCGAAATCCACGATGGTGGTGTTGTCCGGGTTCGGACCGTACGATGGGTCAACCCCGGGGACCGGGTCGTGGAATTGAAACACAAAGGTGTCTTGGCCGTCGCCGCCGGTCAGCTGATCCCTGCCGTCACTGGCAAAGAGGACATCGTCGCCGGGACCGCCGTAGAGCTTGTCGTTGTCCTGACCGCCCACGCGCGGTCTGTCGCGGCCATTGTCTCCGTAAAGATAGTCGTTGCCCGCGTCGCCGAAGACATGGTCATTGCCTTCGCCACCAAAGACTCGGTCATTGCCTTCGCCCGCCGAGATGGAGTCGTTTCCGCGAGCACCGTCAATCCAGTCATTGCCGGAGGGCTCGATGAGCAGATCGTCACCATTGCTGCCGAGAAGGCTGTTGTCATGTGGACCACCTTGGATTAGCACTGCTGATACTCCTTGTGGGTTAACACCTCAACACCATCTCCTTTACCCCTTATCAGACCATTGGAGTAATCGATTGATTTGATCGGACCCATCCACATTTCGGATGTCTCAGTGCGTTTCACTCGCAGCTTCGAGGGATCGACGCGGCGCGACACGGGATCATGCATGCGGTGCCGCGAGCCGGTGGTGGTGGCGCAATAAACAGATGGGCAGGCGAGATCCTGCTTCCTCGATGAAAATTGCCGTATCATCCTTCATGGTTCGCCCTCGCTAAGCTCGGGGCCCGGCTCCGGGCCCGATCCAGAGGAAGCCCCGCGCGCAGCTTATTCCGGGGGCGAGCCACCTTCACGAGACGAACACACGGTCTAGTGTTTGCACTAGGACTTGCAGCCCTCAGCCTAACTCCGCAAGGCGGCCATTACCGGAGGGGCACGCCAGGCCCGCCTTTGGGCGACATGCATCAGCGAGTTCTTTGGCCGAAGACGAAGCCAAGCTTGCGAGTGGTGCTGGAGCACGCAGCGTCGCCACCTGCGGTTTTCTCAACAAGGCCAACCACGGCGGCGACAGGCGCCTGCCGTAGCGTACATACGACCGAAAGGTGGCGCTCACCAAGTCACTCGCGGCGGATCGAGATCGGGCTGACGATAGAGGTCGATTGCAGCAATTCAATCAGCACACGTTCGGCCTCTCCCTGTTCGGGCACAGCCTAGTCCGGAATGGCAAGTGCGCATCTGGAGGCGGCGATTGTGAGCCGCGTCGCTGCCGTCTCTCGCGCATGCATTAGTGCATCCCCAGTGGCCGTCCGCAAAGCATTGAATGATATGATCGCATCCGTAAAAAGCCGGTGCCGTTCGCCTCCAGCCCTCATGGTTGTTATCCAGCTTATCCGGGGCGATCTGCTAACCATCGGTGGCGCATCGCAGCATCTTACCGAGGCATGTCCGCCTCAGGTTTCGGGCGTGACGGCAGCGGGACCGGGGAGTGGATGGAGAGATCAGCCCCGCTGCCCACGTCGACCCTCAAGCGCAGAGAGGGCCGGCGATTCATCATTGCCGGATCGATCGTCAGGCCCGCGCCACTTCGGGATAGGCTTCGATCGCGGCGATCGCATCGTCCACTAGCTTTGCACCGGCCTCGGCGAGCTTCCGAAGCGTCGCGAAGCCGAATCGGTGGACGTCGCGCACTGTTTTTGAAAATACGACCAGCCGCCCGGTCGTGAGAAGCACTCGTCCGAAGCCTTCATGGCTGATCATCATGGTCGGAGACGCCACCAATCCGGTGCGCGCTTCGATTGTAAGCCCGACGGCGGTGTAAAAGATATTGAGCCTCAACATCACGTCCGGATCGGGATCGCCGATGATCGGGATTTCACGACGCTGCTGCTCGGTGACGATGAAGTGGGCCAACAGCTGCGCGTCCGATACGCCGTCCTGCGACCCATAGGTATCCTGAGCGCGGATCAGCCGCGCAAGGCATCTGACAAAGGGGGTCGCAAGGGCCGCCTCGTCCTCGCTGACAGCAGGCGTGCCCGCGGTGATCGACATTTTTCTCATGGTTCAGTCCTCGTCCTCGAACGGCTTTTTCTCGCCGACGCCTGCTTGCGCCAACACCTTTCGCAACCACGGCGGAGGAGTTGTCCTGAGCATTTGCTGGGTCCGCGAAAGTACGTCTTGAATGGGTTCGGCTTGCCCCACTTTTATCGGATGAATTTTCGCCGATATGACCTTGGCTGCGGAAGGTCCGCCGATAGCCCGACAAAAGAGGAGGTGACAGCCTCTCAACGCGTTCACCTTCGGGGTGATGCGGTCATCGCCCTCGGTCCGATGCTTCCCGGTCTCGCTGGAGACGTCATCGAAGCTCACCGCTTCCACGAAATCCCAACCGTCGGGAGTCACGTCGTAGACTGCAAAGTGCTTGGCCGATCCGAAATGGGCGTTAAGCGCTTTCATGTCCTGCGTCGCGATAGCTATGCGCAATGCGCCGGGACGCCGGGGGTGAATCTCGTCAGTGACGAGTGAGAGGCGACGAAGGGAAGTCATCCGGCATTTCTCCGCTTCCGCAATCCGTCGAGTATTTCAGGCGACGGCATGCGCTGGTTGGCCTGGAAGACATTGGCCGCCTCGAAGATCAGGTCGCGCGTTCCCTGATAGAGAACTGTAAGCTTGTGCTGACTGCCGAGACGGTCAAATACCGGGAAGCCGACGCGCAGGAGAGGAATGCCGAGGCGCTCCGCCACCTGGCGCCCGTGCGAATGGGTAACGACAAGGTCAGCGTCACTGGCTAGATCTTCGAAATCGCCAAGATCGCCGATCTGGATCGACGCGGCCGGCACTTTCTCGAGAATTTTTGACGCACCGGTAGTGGTAACGGCCGAAATGATCTCGGCGCCAAGCCCAATGAAGAAGGTGGCGAGCTGGTACAACTGGTCCGGCTCGGCGGCGATCGCAATCTTCTTGCCGGCGAAATGGAAATGTCCGTCGAGCAGTGCGTCCTGCAGCTGTGCGCGGCAACGGTGGATTTTCGGCGGTGCCACCACGCCGGAGATCTCGGAAAGAAGCGAGACGAACCGGTCGACGTTCTTCAATCCGGTTAGCGACTGGAATACGGCGTAAGGCACACCCGTTAACTTCTGCAGCAGTTCCGCAGGGCGCCGCATATGCTCGCCGACTCCGATGCACTGCACTGCCGTTCCCAACTCATGGATGTCCTCAACACTGGTGCCGCCATAGGTGGTAGGCATCCAGCGATCGGGTACCGTGCCGTCGAGCGAGCCGGAAACGTCCGGAAGGATCACCGGCTTGAGCCCGAAACTTTCCACCAACTCGCGCAAGTGCTCGATATCAGCGACCGTGAGATGCCAGCCGGGGAGAATTGCGACCTTCTTCCGCTTCCGCGGTTGCTCGCCAGGCTTTGTAATCCTCTCGATGATTGTTGCCTTTCTCGAGGGACGCGCCTGCTGGCCCCGCCGTGTAATGCGTTGGATCATCGCGGTGACAGCCTTGGCCCAGCCCTCCTCCAGGGCGCCATCGAAATCCGGCGTGTTTGCCAGTACGATCTCCGTGCCTGCAAGTTCCTCCGCGCGCATCATTTTGATGTTGGCGATTTGCCTTTCGAAATCTTCAGAACGGGTTTCCGCCAGTGCTGTCGTGCAGATGCCGATCAGCTTCGGGTTCGCGCGTTTCTTCAAGTTGAGGATCGCCTCTTCCAGGTGGCCTTCCCCCCCCATGACTGTTGCCAATTCGTCCATCGCCGTAGTCTGCAGAGGGACCGTTTCCTTGAAGTGGCGTACGCACAGCACTAGCGCGAAGCTGGTGCAGCCTTGGCTGCCGTGGAATAGCGGTACCGCACCATCCACCCCAAGAAAGGCTAACGCGGCACCCAGCGGCTGGGACGACTTGAGCGGATTGACCGCCGCTGATTTCGTTTGGGGATGGATGTGCACCATTGGCTTTCCTCAACATTCGGCGAAGTCGCCGGCGTCGAGCCGGCGAGTTTTTAAGGGCGCGACACTCACAGTCTCGGTGTGCGCGTGCGGACTGGACAGTTGTTCCTCCACAGCAGGATCATCTTCCCATGGTGCCGGCTCTCGCACGTCGGACCAGACAGGGTTGTGAATGGCGAGGTCGATCTGGCGCACGAGTTCCACCATGCCATCATAGCCGGCATAGGGATGGTGGCGCTCCTGGTTGATATCAAGCCAAGGTGTCTTGGCCTTCAACGCGATGAACTGGGTGCGCCCGCCCGATAGCATGATATCGGCCTTTTGTTCCGAGAGCATGGCGTACAGCTCTCGAGGCGCTATCGACTCGAACATATGGTGCTCTTCCTTCAGCACCTGCTTGATGCGCTCCTTGTCTTCGACTGTCGATTTCTTGACTGAGGTGCCAACGACCTCCATGCCGATCTCTATCAGCGCATGAACAAGCGACCAGGACTTCACGCCGCCGCTGTTGATGAGAACCCGCTTGCCTTTGAGCCGCGGGCGGTATGCTTCAAGCCTTTTCCACGCAATCGCCTCCTCCTCTGCGATGAGTTTATCGGTGCGGTCGAGGATCTCTGTGTTGGCACCTTTCTTTACGAGCAGCTCAGCAATCCGCCGGAGTGCTTCCGAGGTGGCGGTGATGCCGTAGAAGGACCCCTCGAAAAAGGGGATTTGCCAGCGCTCTTCCATTTTGCGGGCAAGCTTGATGAGTGCCGTCGAGCACACCAACATGGCTGCCCGTGCGCGGTGTGAGGAGGCAACATCCCGGTAGCGGGCGTCGCCCGGAATGCAGGCGCGAACACGGATGCCAAGCCTGTCCAAGAGTGGCTTTACCAACCAGAACTCGCCAGACAGGTTGAACTCTCCAAGGATATTGATGTCGTAAGGGCCGGCGTCATCAGGCTCCACCGTGCCGATGACATGATCCAGCAAAGCCTCGCCGGCGAGCTTGTTGCCAAGGTTCTTTGAACCGACGAAGCCCGGCGCATTGATCGGCACCACCGGTAAGCCGAATTTTTCCGCCGCGCGCTTGCAGACGGCCTGGATGTCGTCGCCGATGAGCGCCGTCACGCAAGTCGCATAGACAAAGATCGCCGGCGGCGCGTACGCTTCCTTGATCTGGCGGAGGGCGTGGAAGAGCCTCCGCTCGCTCTGCCCCATCATGATGTCGAGCTCGGTGAGATCTGTGGTGAAGCTGGTGCGCCACAGCATGGGACCGGACGACGCCGTACCTCGGTTGTCCCAGGAATTGCCTTCGCAGGCGAGTGGTGCGTGAACCAGATGTGCGACGTCGGTGATCGGCTGCAGCACGACCTTGGCACCATCGAAAGCGCAGCCGCCGGCTGCCGCACCTGGCGTCGGAGGTTTCGAACAGCCCTTTTTGCGGGTGCTGGCGTCCTTCCTGCGATTTCTCTCGCAGGCGGGTTCGACAAAGGCATCCTGGATTTTGGCAGCGAGCGAGGACACTTCCTTGACCTCCAACTTCTATAGGCAGGCCGGTCTTTGCCGGCAGTGGCATTTAACGCGTGAGGTCATATGAATAATCCGTCACACCAAGCTGCATCGACTCGCGATCGAGTTTGTCGAAGATCTTGTCGAGGATCGTTGTCAGGACACGCAGTCCGCCCTGGTAGCCCATGAGCGGAAAACGATGGTGATGGTGTCTGTCGAAGATCGGAAACATCAGCCGGACGAGTGGCGTGCCGGTATCGCGCTCGAGATACTTGCCGTAGGAATTGCCGATCAGCAGGTCCACCGGCTCGGTGAAGAGCAGCGAACGCATCGCCCACAGATCCTTTCCAGGCCAGACTTGGGCATCCTTGCCGAAGGGAGAAGCTGCAAGCAGTTCCTTCATCTCCGCTTCCCAGGCCGGCGTGCCGTTGGTGGCGAGGCAGTGGATCGGCTCGCCGCCGGTTTCCATGACAAAGCGGGCTACGGCGTAGACGAAGTCAGGATCGCCGTAAATCGCGTATTTCTTGCCGTGCAGCCAGGATTGGCTGTCGGCCATGGCGTCAATCAGCCGGCCGCGTTCCAGGCGGATTGTTTCGGGGATTTCTTTGCCGGATACCTCCGACACCTTCATCAGGAACTCGTCGGTTGCCTTGACCCCGAGCGGGTAGTGGAAGGAGGTGGTAGCCTGTTCGAACTCCCGGCAATACTCGAGCGTCTTGCGGGTATTGTAGTGCTGCAGCGACAGCGTCGCCTCCGCATTGAGTGCCGCTCTCACGTCTTTGATCTTCGTGCCTCCGTCGTACATGCGGAATTCGCCGTCGGACGGCGTATCGAACTGGTCGGAGGCATCCTGGATGAAGGTGTAGGACACGCCCATAAGGTTGAGCAGGCGCTTGAGCTCGCGATTGTTCCCGACGCAGAAGCCATCGAAGCCCGGGATGATGTTAATCGTGCCAGCCGCTTTCGTACGCTCCTTGCCTTTCCAGAAATGCTCCAGGATGCCTTTGACCATGGAGTCATAGCCGTCGACGTGGCTGCCGACGAAGGCGGGCGTGTGAGCAAATGGCACGTCAAATTCGGGAGGGACCGAGCCTTCGGTCCTGGCGTTCTCAATGAAACCATGCAGATCGTCACCGATGACCTCCGCCATACAGGTGGTAGAGACGGCAATCATCTTCGGATCGTAGAGCGCGTAAGTATTGGCGAGCCCGTCGACCATGTTCTTCAGACCGCCGAACACCGCCGCATCCTCCGTCATTGAGGACGAAACGGCCGATGACGGCTCTTTGAAATGCCGCGATAGGTGTGAACGGTAATATGCAACGCAGCCCTGGCTGCCATGGACGAAGGACATGGTCCGCTCGAATCCCGCCGCCGCGAACACGGCGCCGAGCGGCTGGCAGGCTTTGGCGGGGTTCACCACGAGCGCTTCGCGGGCAAGGTTCTTCTCGCGATATTCCCAGGTTTTGGTGTGTTCACTTTGCTCAGTGACGATCTGTTCGGCGTGGGGGCATTCGAAATTAAGCTTCTTCTCTGCGAGCATCTGCCTGTATTCCGGCTCGCGGAACAGGGGAGCATGGTCAAGAATTTTTTCGGCCGATTGCGGCATATTGGTCACCCTTTTTCATCTGGCCTCGTCGAACGGCGGCACAGAACACGTTCGAGACGTCTAGTCTCCCGCGGGTTCCTGCCCGCGGAAGACCAAGCTTTTATTCGGCTGCTAGCCGTTCCGCAGGCACTGTCGTTTTCTTCCAGGGCGCGTCGTAGAGGTCCCAGACCGGATTGTTGATGGCCAGATCCATGTCGCGGGCGAAGATGGCGAAGCCGTCATAGCCGTGGTATGGGCCGGAATAATCCCATGAGTGCATCTGGCGGAATGGTATGCCCATCTTCTGCACCGGGTACTTCTCCTTGATGCCGGAGCCGACAAGATCGGGACGAATCCTCTCGATGAACTTATCCAGTTCGTAACTGGTGGCGTCGTCATAGATCAGGGTGCCTTTCTTTGCGTAGTGGCCGGTGCGCTGATAGTCGTCGTTGTGGCCGAATTCGTAGCCGGTGCCCACGATCTGCATGCCGAGGTCTTCATAGGCGGTGATGACGTGACGGGGGCGCAAACCACCCACATAAAGCATCACTCTCTTGCCCTGGAGGCGCGGCCAATACTTCTCAACCACAGCATCGACCAATGGCTGGTACTTGGCGATGACC
This genomic stretch from Sinorhizobium arboris LMG 14919 harbors:
- a CDS encoding NifX-associated nitrogen fixation protein; the protein is MATLSDPTVTSVLGDNKAVATPFIKCLVRLIRAQDSYGSWKEKCDTDLLAYFTVPEEKRCTIPIIGDPDPGVLWRLDVFYRAVGIAIEERSGLLVLRTMEINHGGFGRVLFTTRRLVVLSKTLRDIHRFGFSTLRKLAKTGAKLVNDAARVIEAYPDVARA
- a CDS encoding exopolysaccharide production repressor protein; protein product: MVYFVSHSMRRVIITTFGTSLFLQVAYFGSVLFLVWRARCNRRAVERTRQRRCDSDHS
- the fdxB gene encoding ferredoxin III, nif-specific, yielding MTSHFFTRDGSTWMPEYLTAIDGMTCIGCGRCFKVCSRQVMHLHGIDESGEILGVCDGEDDDFDGELSRMIMVVDQPGRCIGCGACARVCPKNCQTHVAADKTVA
- a CDS encoding calcium-binding protein, which codes for MLIQGGPHDNSLLGSNGDDLLIEPSGNDWIDGARGNDSISAGEGNDRVFGGEGNDHVFGDAGNDYLYGDNGRDRPRVGGQDNDKLYGGPGDDVLFASDGRDQLTGGDGQDTFVFQFHDPVPGVDPSYGPNPDNTTIVDFDPTQDTFAFDAAGYYSDGSSANFVSHASSRSGVDTFYSGAASGANGEHVVVITESYLNGSDVARDISGEHAGDIMVYYNPGTQSAHLAYVTSENHAEDFAHIGGIHSQADLAALGLSAWDFTFV
- a CDS encoding NifX-associated nitrogen fixation protein — protein: MRKMSITAGTPAVSEDEAALATPFVRCLARLIRAQDTYGSQDGVSDAQLLAHFIVTEQQRREIPIIGDPDPDVMLRLNIFYTAVGLTIEARTGLVASPTMMISHEGFGRVLLTTGRLVVFSKTVRDVHRFGFATLRKLAEAGAKLVDDAIAAIEAYPEVARA
- the nifX gene encoding nitrogen fixation protein NifX, with protein sequence MTSLRRLSLVTDEIHPRRPGALRIAIATQDMKALNAHFGSAKHFAVYDVTPDGWDFVEAVSFDDVSSETGKHRTEGDDRITPKVNALRGCHLLFCRAIGGPSAAKVISAKIHPIKVGQAEPIQDVLSRTQQMLRTTPPPWLRKVLAQAGVGEKKPFEDED
- the nifN gene encoding nitrogenase iron-molybdenum cofactor biosynthesis protein NifN, producing MVHIHPQTKSAAVNPLKSSQPLGAALAFLGVDGAVPLFHGSQGCTSFALVLCVRHFKETVPLQTTAMDELATVMGGEGHLEEAILNLKKRANPKLIGICTTALAETRSEDFERQIANIKMMRAEELAGTEIVLANTPDFDGALEEGWAKAVTAMIQRITRRGQQARPSRKATIIERITKPGEQPRKRKKVAILPGWHLTVADIEHLRELVESFGLKPVILPDVSGSLDGTVPDRWMPTTYGGTSVEDIHELGTAVQCIGVGEHMRRPAELLQKLTGVPYAVFQSLTGLKNVDRFVSLLSEISGVVAPPKIHRCRAQLQDALLDGHFHFAGKKIAIAAEPDQLYQLATFFIGLGAEIISAVTTTGASKILEKVPAASIQIGDLGDFEDLASDADLVVTHSHGRQVAERLGIPLLRVGFPVFDRLGSQHKLTVLYQGTRDLIFEAANVFQANQRMPSPEILDGLRKRRNAG
- the nifE gene encoding nitrogenase iron-molybdenum cofactor biosynthesis protein NifE; its protein translation is MSSLAAKIQDAFVEPACERNRRKDASTRKKGCSKPPTPGAAAGGCAFDGAKVVLQPITDVAHLVHAPLACEGNSWDNRGTASSGPMLWRTSFTTDLTELDIMMGQSERRLFHALRQIKEAYAPPAIFVYATCVTALIGDDIQAVCKRAAEKFGLPVVPINAPGFVGSKNLGNKLAGEALLDHVIGTVEPDDAGPYDINILGEFNLSGEFWLVKPLLDRLGIRVRACIPGDARYRDVASSHRARAAMLVCSTALIKLARKMEERWQIPFFEGSFYGITATSEALRRIAELLVKKGANTEILDRTDKLIAEEEAIAWKRLEAYRPRLKGKRVLINSGGVKSWSLVHALIEIGMEVVGTSVKKSTVEDKERIKQVLKEEHHMFESIAPRELYAMLSEQKADIMLSGGRTQFIALKAKTPWLDINQERHHPYAGYDGMVELVRQIDLAIHNPVWSDVREPAPWEDDPAVEEQLSSPHAHTETVSVAPLKTRRLDAGDFAEC
- the nifK gene encoding nitrogenase molybdenum-iron protein subunit beta; this encodes MPQSAEKILDHAPLFREPEYRQMLAEKKLNFECPHAEQIVTEQSEHTKTWEYREKNLAREALVVNPAKACQPLGAVFAAAGFERTMSFVHGSQGCVAYYRSHLSRHFKEPSSAVSSSMTEDAAVFGGLKNMVDGLANTYALYDPKMIAVSTTCMAEVIGDDLHGFIENARTEGSVPPEFDVPFAHTPAFVGSHVDGYDSMVKGILEHFWKGKERTKAAGTINIIPGFDGFCVGNNRELKRLLNLMGVSYTFIQDASDQFDTPSDGEFRMYDGGTKIKDVRAALNAEATLSLQHYNTRKTLEYCREFEQATTSFHYPLGVKATDEFLMKVSEVSGKEIPETIRLERGRLIDAMADSQSWLHGKKYAIYGDPDFVYAVARFVMETGGEPIHCLATNGTPAWEAEMKELLAASPFGKDAQVWPGKDLWAMRSLLFTEPVDLLIGNSYGKYLERDTGTPLVRLMFPIFDRHHHHRFPLMGYQGGLRVLTTILDKIFDKLDRESMQLGVTDYSYDLTR